The Leucobacter viscericola genome includes a window with the following:
- a CDS encoding bifunctional DNA primase/polymerase, which produces MSGTALSSALEVADLGLRVFPAVPGKKIPAMEGWQEAATTDPLTIQQWFTEKPYSNYGIRTGLANNIIVIDLDGEEARKWWKSTGIEDSSAIVYSPRKDGGVTTTSVSTTSRLVIPDPSSTQA; this is translated from the coding sequence ATTTCAGGCACCGCCCTCAGCTCGGCACTCGAAGTTGCTGATCTTGGACTTAGAGTATTTCCAGCCGTACCTGGCAAGAAAATTCCAGCAATGGAAGGGTGGCAGGAAGCGGCCACCACGGACCCGCTCACTATCCAGCAGTGGTTTACAGAAAAGCCCTACAGTAATTACGGCATCCGTACCGGCCTCGCAAACAACATCATCGTCATAGACCTTGACGGTGAAGAGGCGCGCAAATGGTGGAAGAGCACTGGCATAGAGGACTCCAGTGCCATTGTCTATTCGCCGCGCAAGGACGGGGGAGTCACCACTACTTCCGTGTCTACGACGTCGAGATTGGTAATTCCCGATCCAAGCTCCACCCAGGCGTAG
- a CDS encoding DUF3987 domain-containing protein, with product MGNSRSKLHPGVDVRGEGGLVVGPGSRTSEGVYTGSLKNIPDAPQALLDLIPERQSYKEMSDEEAAELAGVEKVAEPSESELADLSHIQSWLLALPRKWSAGDGWHDTVFRSSCWLWRMVRTPSYALTEDKALEIMLTCTPVWPEWSEDRILEQWESARESTRGQFADPPAEQLPEILDFVESVNLLPAFAPKSQRSFLEVVGDPDAKPVKLIEECLLAGLGVQQTASVIYGSKCSDRYKGGEYGLRRLYRDVEGVESKLKPRVSEAATTPAAGTAIVIDDAPATEPVAESTQEPLATIEKPDLPERPEAAKLLTESERRAITGKSWWGTDYLEWAKEITSVYNGPYHRMNRWFVLSAVFSTVGIIPYEGGSDKGLNIYGFVIGDTTTGKSESLRIMNSVLRTCFTEEDDPDIGGDPSPSALGAKLIERDGKATLFNKDEAHGQIAEMKKKDYLAGLSQALTLLYDGEVPKMLRTTNKEVSDKRARTYFSIHYMGTFEGVTDVLEPSDWESGFLPRFVWAIGDEHQRTREAMRPRIRQPGRGREIDPRAMQKQWAAQFRSTANRIAPSGEPAEMEIDDFLIERFVTCQERMYELADEQPEMKERLYPSVKRMSDAILKAACLVALSEGRRVLEETDLLLAIEQGEEWFGNLLHLVTATDSSPFVRSVAKLEKVIRSAGGEMRMENVYRRSPMETKGATDTLVAQLVAEGRAKRELQNNGDTQILKLIGGVT from the coding sequence ATTGGTAATTCCCGATCCAAGCTCCACCCAGGCGTAGATGTGCGTGGCGAGGGTGGCCTCGTGGTGGGCCCTGGCTCGCGAACTAGCGAGGGCGTGTATACGGGGTCGCTCAAGAACATCCCGGATGCGCCACAAGCACTCCTCGACCTCATTCCTGAACGTCAGTCGTACAAGGAAATGAGCGATGAAGAGGCCGCCGAACTCGCAGGGGTCGAGAAGGTTGCCGAACCCTCTGAATCAGAGCTGGCAGACCTTTCCCACATCCAGTCGTGGCTTCTAGCGCTTCCTCGGAAGTGGAGCGCTGGCGACGGGTGGCACGACACTGTATTCCGCTCAAGCTGCTGGCTCTGGCGCATGGTGCGAACGCCGAGCTACGCGCTCACCGAGGACAAAGCGCTTGAGATCATGCTGACCTGTACGCCGGTCTGGCCGGAGTGGTCCGAGGACAGGATTCTCGAGCAATGGGAAAGCGCGCGCGAGTCCACGCGGGGCCAGTTCGCCGACCCGCCCGCCGAGCAGTTGCCGGAGATCCTCGATTTCGTAGAGTCGGTCAATCTTCTTCCGGCGTTCGCACCTAAATCGCAACGCTCTTTCTTGGAGGTCGTCGGGGATCCCGACGCCAAGCCAGTCAAACTGATTGAGGAGTGCTTGCTGGCGGGCCTCGGCGTGCAGCAGACGGCCTCCGTGATCTATGGTTCTAAGTGCTCTGACCGGTACAAGGGTGGCGAATACGGTTTGCGGCGGCTCTATCGCGATGTGGAGGGCGTCGAGTCAAAGCTGAAGCCTCGAGTGTCCGAGGCGGCCACCACTCCGGCTGCAGGCACCGCAATCGTGATTGACGATGCGCCTGCCACCGAGCCTGTTGCCGAGTCCACGCAGGAGCCGCTGGCAACGATCGAGAAACCGGACCTGCCAGAGCGCCCAGAAGCGGCCAAGCTGCTCACCGAGAGCGAGCGCCGAGCCATCACTGGTAAGTCGTGGTGGGGGACCGACTATCTTGAATGGGCGAAGGAGATTACCTCCGTCTACAACGGGCCCTACCATCGCATGAATCGCTGGTTTGTTCTCTCAGCTGTGTTCTCCACCGTGGGGATCATCCCGTATGAAGGTGGCAGTGACAAAGGTCTAAATATCTACGGCTTTGTGATCGGCGACACCACTACCGGCAAGTCAGAATCGCTACGCATCATGAACTCGGTCTTGCGAACGTGCTTCACCGAGGAGGACGATCCAGACATCGGTGGCGATCCGTCCCCTTCAGCGCTCGGAGCCAAACTGATTGAGCGCGACGGGAAGGCCACGCTCTTCAACAAGGATGAAGCACACGGTCAGATTGCCGAGATGAAAAAGAAGGACTACCTGGCTGGCTTGTCACAAGCCCTCACCTTGCTCTACGACGGCGAGGTGCCAAAGATGCTGAGAACGACCAACAAGGAGGTCTCCGACAAGCGCGCGCGCACCTACTTCTCGATTCACTACATGGGCACCTTCGAAGGCGTAACTGACGTGCTCGAACCGAGCGACTGGGAAAGCGGGTTCCTTCCTCGATTCGTCTGGGCGATCGGTGACGAGCATCAACGCACCAGGGAGGCAATGCGGCCGCGAATTCGGCAGCCAGGGCGGGGCCGCGAGATCGACCCGCGCGCGATGCAAAAGCAGTGGGCGGCCCAGTTCCGGTCAACCGCCAATCGCATTGCTCCATCGGGCGAGCCTGCTGAGATGGAGATTGACGATTTCCTGATTGAGCGCTTTGTCACCTGCCAGGAGCGCATGTACGAGCTCGCCGACGAGCAGCCCGAGATGAAGGAGCGCCTCTACCCGTCCGTCAAACGAATGTCCGATGCGATCCTGAAAGCCGCGTGTCTGGTGGCACTGTCGGAAGGTCGTAGGGTGCTTGAGGAAACCGACCTACTTCTTGCCATCGAACAGGGCGAAGAGTGGTTCGGAAACCTCTTGCACCTCGTAACCGCAACGGACTCATCGCCGTTCGTGCGGTCAGTCGCCAAGCTTGAGAAAGTGATTCGAAGCGCGGGCGGTGAAATGCGAATGGAGAACGTCTACCGCAGGTCGCCAATGGAAACCAAGGGCGCCACAGATACGCTGGTTGCACAGCTAGTTGCCGAGGGTAGGGCAAAGCGAGAGCTGCAGAACAACGGCGACACTCAAATACTGAAACTGATTGGAGGAGTAACATGA
- a CDS encoding peptidoglycan recognition protein family protein, translated as MTHSPLTAWTAPTSKYNDIGPRAVNRLIIHHTAGGTNDGNIAVLSSSSREVSASYCLLTTGDLVGIVPEEYRPWTSNAPGYDNDRNSVTVETVNTTGAPDWGVSWAQVEKLAQLAADLCKRYGWGRVDRSRVVGHREVLPGGYTECPGPFLHGQLNNIVDRANAILSGATGAPAPNGEEIVKEFTGGSSRKAPQKIKGGNTEYITFRDKWTDDKWGDRTIARGPGFLSGTINIAMEGEAGTRVAFQLVRETGENKNRLQIADPRKTIDSLGKLSFQINFNRRLAEGQLVRLLARVQNGKEVEVTEFYWDGGRSE; from the coding sequence ATGACCCACTCACCACTCACCGCCTGGACGGCACCGACGTCTAAGTACAACGACATCGGGCCTCGCGCCGTAAATCGCCTCATCATCCATCACACCGCAGGTGGAACGAATGATGGCAATATTGCCGTACTCTCATCCTCCAGCCGGGAGGTGTCGGCAAGCTATTGTCTACTTACAACTGGCGATCTTGTGGGCATCGTTCCCGAGGAGTATCGTCCCTGGACCTCGAATGCCCCAGGTTACGACAATGACCGGAACTCAGTTACTGTCGAGACCGTCAACACGACTGGGGCCCCTGATTGGGGCGTTTCCTGGGCGCAGGTCGAGAAGCTGGCCCAGCTAGCGGCTGATCTCTGCAAGCGTTACGGGTGGGGTCGGGTTGATCGCAGCCGGGTGGTTGGCCATCGCGAGGTACTCCCTGGCGGCTACACGGAGTGCCCCGGCCCATTCCTGCACGGCCAACTCAACAACATCGTGGATCGCGCCAATGCGATCCTTTCAGGCGCTACCGGCGCACCAGCACCCAATGGGGAGGAAATCGTGAAAGAATTTACCGGCGGAAGCAGCCGAAAGGCACCGCAGAAGATCAAGGGTGGCAATACCGAATACATTACGTTCCGCGATAAGTGGACAGATGACAAGTGGGGCGACAGGACTATTGCGCGAGGCCCCGGCTTCCTCTCCGGCACGATTAACATCGCCATGGAAGGCGAGGCCGGAACTCGAGTCGCCTTCCAGCTAGTTCGCGAGACTGGCGAGAACAAGAACCGACTGCAGATCGCCGACCCGCGTAAAACAATCGATTCACTCGGCAAATTGTCATTCCAGATCAACTTCAATCGTCGCCTCGCAGAGGGTCAGCTCGTTCGACTGCTAGCGCGAGTGCAGAACGGTAAAGAGGTTGAGGTCACGGAGTTCTATTGGGACGGCGGGCGCTCCGAATAA